The Pecten maximus chromosome 10, xPecMax1.1, whole genome shotgun sequence region CAAATACAACATAatctcattatatatattttatcccTCCTTATTTTTTCCATTCATAAATTCactttttcaaaacaaaaaaagtccATGAATGCATACTTAATCTTTTCAGTATAGACTAATGTTTGGAAAATGATAGCAGTGCAACATCTAAAATAccaatttatgaaaaaaatagcaGTGCATGCGCAACATccaaaataccaaaaatatctatatgatttttcattatttcaagAAAATTGTGAAAACCTTGAGATTTACCAAACACTAAAGATACACCAGATGAAAGTTAAATACATCCTGAACTGGTAATTTACTGGTATATAGTTTTCTTCTATCTACAAAATTGTAAAGACAAAACTGAAAATTTGCGATCATTTTGTTTGCTCATATTTTTCCTAATAATATACAACACCCAAACATTTCTTGGGCATGGTCAGCATCGTGTTAGCAAAACAGATGTCAAAATCCCTgatgtacacatatacacaaccAAACACAAAACATGAATCCATCTGACACACTCTGAATCTCTCGGACAAACATAAACACTCTGCAAGTGACAGCAGATATCATTACCCTTGACAATGGGACTTTTTTCAAGATAGCAAAATGTACCAATAATCTTGTAGACATCATTTTGGACATAAACACAAGTTTGTATGGTTCCAGTGCTGTGAACCATATATCTGAACACGAAGAAGACCTAGCtacatatatactataaagTACAGCAACATTGGAGATCAGAAGTTGTTGAACTGTTGGTGATAATATTGGTACAGTGTGTTGTCACTGTAGCCCTGGGAGGACTGAGGAGTTGGGGAATCAGGCAGCCCCTGGGCCTGGGACGTGGGTAACCCGTGGCTGTTCGGAGGACTCTGTACTAATTGACCCTGAGACTCAATACTGGTTCCGGTATTGTGGGAGTTCACCACATATGTTGACAATGGAATTTCAGAAGTGACAGGCAAAGAAACCTGTTGATACGATTCAAGTGTGGCTGCCACAGAGATCTGGCCTTCATGTTTTTGCTGTGCTGTGTCCTTGCCCCTGTCCTGTATGCCAAGAGCCCGATGGACAAGTGTAACCTGGGGCCTTTCTCCTACCAACAGGCCCTGGGGATCCTGGATGCGTACCTGTCTCTCTTGAACTTGTCCATGGGAATCAGTTTCCATGGCGACAGCTGTTCCTGAGTGAATCTGAATGTGAACTTGTTGACTTCCATCAATCATAAGCCGCGGAGACACATTTTGCAGCTCTGTGGTAGAATTTCCGGAGGTTTCATTCACGGTAATATTCTTGTCTGTTGCCATGATGATCTGATCCTGTTGTACCATCTCATTGGCTGGTCGCTCCAGGTACATGATCTGTTCATGACTTTGACGTCTGTTAGAAGAAAGGTTGAGCTGTTCTTGATCTGTGATGAGGACCTGATCACTACTAATACTGGCTTCCTGGATGATGCCCTGGGAATCCTGTACCAGTATGTGAGCCTCCTGAGCCCGCGGATCTTGTGTGATGTGCCCGTCTGTTGTACTTACCAGCTGTACAGTGCTTTGTCCGCCATGGTGTGTCTGTACCAGAAAATGTCCTGCCAGGTGCTCACTACCTTGTACTGGCTGTAGCAACACTGGAATCTGTGTTGCCTGGGCAGCATCTTGTCCTTCCACTCCACCTGTTGCCTGACCTTGCGGTAACTCTCCTGCCACGATTTGCTGACCATTATACGACTGTAGTATGATGTGTCGATTAGTCAGGTTTTCGTCTGTGTATATCAGCTGACTAGTTTGGCCCTGTTGATTGGTTACAAGGATGTTACTCAGGTTTGAGAATGTATCCTCACGTGGTGTTTGCTGCGAGGGCTTGGTAACCTCATTATCAACTACATTTGTGGGCAGATGCATCCCCACATGATCCTCTATTGGCCTCATCTGGTTCTTGTCTGCAACGTTGAGCAAGTCCGACTCTTCTGTCTGAAGATGAGCATTAGCAATTAGCTCCTGGGGAAGAGATTGCATTTCATATGCTTTACTGAGCGTCTTGATCTGATACATCATGCACTTAATATCTTGTGAATCGTATTTGTGTTTGTTGGTTAGATGGAGTCGCATGTTCCCGCGTGTCGTGCTCTTGTAGTCGCAGTCGGGACAGTGGAAGGGTTTTTCTCCAGTGTGTATGCGATGATGTACCATTAGCTGTGTTTTTGTCTTGAAGGACTTTTCACAATCGGTACAGTCGTGTTTCCTTATGGAATTGTGGCGATGAAAAACATGACTATTGAGACATGTCCTGCTCTTAAAACCCTGTCCACACTTCTCACAAATAAATGGCGTTTGTTCACGATGTATAAGCTTGTGGTCTTTTAGCTGGAACTTAGTAAAGCATTCTTTTCCACAAATGTCACATGTAAATGGTTTCCATCCTTTGGGTAACGGAATGCCATGCCGAAAGTACTTATGATAATGGATATAATAAAAGTTTGGCTCTTTGGTCTCGTAGCCACAAATGTCACAAACTCTTGgagatttttcaaatttacgTATTGTTATATAGCTCAGCACATCATCCGGGGGGATCTCATGTGTATTTATCAAATGAGTGATACTTCGTTTTGGAAATACAAATTCATTGCCGCagagtttacatttaaattgcCGTTCACTTTCTGGGATATGTTCTGCATTTCTATCAAGCTCTGCTATGGCACTTGTAACAACAGTCCTGAGAAGTGTACCAAATGATTGCTTTTTCCGctttttctttatctttttaGACACAGTTTTCTTTTTCCCAGTTAATTCTGTCGTTACTGATGCTGACATGTCTAAAACTGACAAGTCTAATTTACTTTCAATGTCTTGAAGGATCTTGTCCTCCTCAGATTTGGCAAACTCCTTTGCTCGTTTCTTTGGGGGCGGTCTCAGAGGCATATCTTGTTTGGGTGCTGGAGGAACTGGTGCTTTCCTAGAAACAATAAACACttattattgataatttattagCATTATAATGTTGTATCATACTCCATGTTAAGATTCTCTTTGACATTTATTTTGGTCAGGTATACAATGGCACgattttatagatattatagctttaattataatattagcatcaaacagaaaaaaattatgaatttataattaattttatcCAACCTGAATCATTGTGATCATAGTAGCCTTGTTAATTATCCAACCAGTTGGCCTCGAGTAGAACTTGAAGGAATATGTTAGTCAGTCTATGCTTGATATGTAACAGATTCAGTGACTTTAACATTATCATCCTGGAAATCAAATAAGACCAGAATGTGCCATTCCTGTACAATAATATAGCTATTAATTACAACACAAGCTGTTTTCAGTACCTAGAGTACAAATTACTTACTTTTGTCTTCCTTTCCTCGACTGCAATTTCTTAAGGTTCTTTGATGCTTGCTTTAGTTGTTTGAACTTTCCAGGAGTACCATTCTCCTGGTAATCCTCATTGCTGTCATCCGACGTTTCCTCATCATCCTCATTCTCATCTTTTCCGATATCTTTCATTTCCACCTCCATCACCTTGCTGACTATATCTGCGTGCTTACCAGGGCTGGGAAGCTTGGTAGGTGACCCGTCCCCTCCCTCTTTGTGAGGTATTGTCACCTCAGTCTCCTCAGCTTGATACAACCCCTGTTTCCCTTGATATACAGTGGCTGCACCACTTTCGTCCACCTCTGTTGTCTGTTTGAACACCTTTGCAGCCGATGCTGCTCGAGTGCCGTAGAGATGCGATACTTTATGGATTGGTGTCTCTATAGGAGATGGCATCCCCACCACCTCCTGTTTTACTGTCACAGACTTTTTAggtgtttttttatttgtgattttccccTTGGTACACACATGTTTTGGTTGTGGGAGTGATGGTGTAGCTTTCTGTTGAGAAACTATATTACTTTCAGTATTTTCTGTGTTATCTGTGACCTCTGCGACCTCTGTTTCTGCCATATTTTCCTCTGCACTGAGCTTGAGATGTCGCTTTTTCAGAATGACTGGTGACATCCTCGGCTCAGTGGCAGATACACTGATGTCTTCCTCCATAACATTCAGCAAGGACTCATCGAGATTGAAGCAGTCAATGAAATCCTCGCAAATGTTATACAAGTGCTCCAACTTGAACAGATTGGCCACTCGTGCAAATTGTGACACATTGTCGGTTGTCAAGGTGATCTTGCCATCATACAGATAGTGGACAAGCTGTGAAGCTACCTGTAGGGGAATACCCATTGGAAGCTCAACGCGCAGAGATGTACTGGGTGTTGTTTTAGACAACTTGGACAACAGAAATGGACTTGCTGCAATAAGCACCATCTTGTGTACCTGTCAATGACAAATCATTGATGTAAGAAATAGATTATGAATAacattttttgtattatattattaatatctTTTAGTCCTTGAAGGTTAAAACTCCTGTGCCCTACCTAAAGGGCAAGTCTTTGAAGGTAACCATAAAACTAAATTCTAATATTGATGCTGAACGCTTTGTTCCTTTGTTTCGATCTAATATAAATCAACAAatgttttttgctaattataAATCAAAACTTTTTTGAGTCTTACCATTGATGATGATGCTAGTATTGAATCACAAAACTGGAATACACTTCAAATTCTTAGAATAACTAGAATTAAATATTGCCCAAATTTATAATTAGACACACTTACTCAACAACTTCTTTACAAccacaaaattcaatgaaactGGAATAATGCGAATAGTAATTTAATGTACATGTGGTAAAAGAAAATTTACAGAAAATGTAGAATTATCTTACCCCAACTCCTCATCACTACCAGATATAACTTACCCTAATTTCCTTATTACCAGCCAAGATAACTGCGTCACAGAACATTCCCTCCTTCAGAAGACCAAACATCTTTCCCATGAGTTCCCGTGGCAAGTTTCTCTCTGTGTAGTCCTTGGCTGCTGATTTAAAACTTCCATCATCCCCTCGCTCAACCTCGACACCTTCCGAGTTGCTTCCTCCCTGGGGGATGCGGTGAGCCAGATCTGGTGTTTGTTGGGGTAAGGAGCCCCCTCTGGCTACATTTGCACTGACCATGTTGTCATGGGAACTTGGCATCAGAGTGGCACCCTTAGAACCAGTAGGAATACTGTTTATATCACTGTGAGAGGGAAGACCAGTTGGGTTCTGCTGTGAGATAGAACTACTTATGGATCCGTTTCCATCTTCCATGTAGAAGTGCATTGGGTTATTACGCTGTGCTACTGGATGGCCTGACAATAACATATTTCCATGCCTCGGTGAGTGAATAGCCTGTCGCCGTCCACCGTGCCCTTCCACTCTCATACTGTCATCACATGAAGTGTGAAGTCCAATATTACTAACTCGAATGCCTTCTTCACCTGATCGAGGTCCCAAAGTACTTGTCCGCATTCCTTCATCACTTCCACGCTGAGTCATATTCATTATATTTCCCACCATTAGACTTTCATCACCATGTCGCGGCACAGCATTACCATTTCTCATAACTTCGTCACTGGGGTGCTGCCCGACATTGCCAGACCATAGGGCCTCCTCTTCAGTATGTTGCCCCAATTGTCCTGTTCTGGTCTCTTCGGCCATTCGACTTGGGATGGCCTGCGAATAGGACTGGTCCATCGGTCCGTGAAGCAAGTAGTTATCCTGGAGGTGTATTGCAGTGCTGTACCCTTGATTAGAGTTTGCTAGACCCAGCACTGGGGTCTCCACCCCATGGCTAGCAGGAGTGTCCATGTTATGTCACACTGCAAAATACAAGGAATCATTGGTAAGCATTTTACATTATCTATATTACTATCATATGTTGATGACTAGACGGTAAGATTTATCAACTTATCCCTTTTTGTGATAGTCTATTTTGCTTTAACTTTGTCCCTATATTCCTCGGTCGTCTTTTATACCATGTCATATCATGCATGGTATCCAATATTGAAGCATAAGGTATAAAGAAAAAACCCACCaaaaattaactaatttagTAACTGTGTTGGCTCTACTCCTGTATCTTTGTTGCatctaatatttgtttttcttgaCATATGGAATTATAACATAAATATGTCAATTAACCTGTCAGATGTAGGCAAGAGTGtgaatattgaaattgaatGTATATAATCTTGGTTTGTATTTTACCATCTTCCAGGAATACAACAGCAGTATAACCTGAAGCTTTTTTGGGATTAATAGAAATTGTTTGGGGTACTATGTGACAGATGAGACAAATAATCTGACATATGATAGATGTTaagcaaaattttaatttgGTCCCATCAATTTATATTAAACAGTACTCGTAACATTAACTATGCTTCTTATAACTTAAACAGCAAGATCAAGTTTAGAAAATGTGTAATAAACCATTTTTATTTCCATGTAGATCTACTGCAAAACTCAAACCGGGAATTGATAATTTGAAGCGACAACAATTATTGATAGATTTTCAATAACAAGACTGATCAGTCCTTCAACTAATAGTATGGTTacaacattttgaaaaacaatctTTACCAGTCTTTTATAGTGCATCCCCTATGGGGATTGGTGCAAGCTACACATGTGTGAAATTAATATGCAACTAATCTGtatcacatacattgtacattgatGTTATAATCTCCAAATTGTTCGAAAACTGATCCGTCAAGATTGGAGGGCTTGCAATAACTCTTAAGTTCATATTTACTATACATAAAAGATGTTCTAGAtctattttaaaaaattgtatttGCCTTATTaggttttttattttatattttaatgcaTGATAAGGCATTTAGAACTCTAAATAGCCTGTCCATCTAAGAGGTTACAGGGGGGCTACTGGAGAATGTAGTTTCTCCCTTTGTTTAATGTAGATCCTCATTTACATTCGCAGCTTTAACAATGGGATTTCCTTAGACAATTTATAATGAATGACAAAAGACATGAAATATAGTACAGACTACAGTTTAGTGACCTTGAGAAGTGACCCCATTTTTCCTCAGAATGAAATTATGTTTTGTATCATATAAGTACTTTGCTGTCTGGGTAAAAATTCTTATGCTCATCATAACACAATGAGATAGCATTAAGCACGTATATTTGGGTTAATAAACACTTAATAGATACTTATTATCTCTAAGGAATACCATACTTTCGAGAATCGATACATATGGATAACATTTCTTGTCCTAAAATG contains the following coding sequences:
- the LOC117335721 gene encoding uncharacterized protein LOC117335721, with the protein product MDTPASHGVETPVLGLANSNQGYSTAIHLQDNYLLHGPMDQSYSQAIPSRMAEETRTGQLGQHTEEEALWSGNVGQHPSDEVMRNGNAVPRHGDESLMVGNIMNMTQRGSDEGMRTSTLGPRSGEEGIRVSNIGLHTSCDDSMRVEGHGGRRQAIHSPRHGNMLLSGHPVAQRNNPMHFYMEDGNGSISSSISQQNPTGLPSHSDINSIPTGSKGATLMPSSHDNMVSANVARGGSLPQQTPDLAHRIPQGGSNSEGVEVERGDDGSFKSAAKDYTERNLPRELMGKMFGLLKEGMFCDAVILAGNKEIRVHKMVLIAASPFLLSKLSKTTPSTSLRVELPMGIPLQVASQLVHYLYDGKITLTTDNVSQFARVANLFKLEHLYNICEDFIDCFNLDESLLNVMEEDISVSATEPRMSPVILKKRHLKLSAEENMAETEVAEVTDNTENTESNIVSQQKATPSLPQPKHVCTKGKITNKKTPKKSVTVKQEVVGMPSPIETPIHKVSHLYGTRAASAAKVFKQTTEVDESGAATVYQGKQGLYQAEETEVTIPHKEGGDGSPTKLPSPGKHADIVSKVMEVEMKDIGKDENEDDEETSDDSNEDYQENGTPGKFKQLKQASKNLKKLQSRKGRQKKAPVPPAPKQDMPLRPPPKKRAKEFAKSEEDKILQDIESKLDLSVLDMSASVTTELTGKKKTVSKKIKKKRKKQSFGTLLRTVVTSAIAELDRNAEHIPESERQFKCKLCGNEFVFPKRSITHLINTHEIPPDDVLSYITIRKFEKSPRVCDICGYETKEPNFYYIHYHKYFRHGIPLPKGWKPFTCDICGKECFTKFQLKDHKLIHREQTPFICEKCGQGFKSRTCLNSHVFHRHNSIRKHDCTDCEKSFKTKTQLMVHHRIHTGEKPFHCPDCDYKSTTRGNMRLHLTNKHKYDSQDIKCMMYQIKTLSKAYEMQSLPQELIANAHLQTEESDLLNVADKNQMRPIEDHVGMHLPTNVVDNEVTKPSQQTPREDTFSNLSNILVTNQQGQTSQLIYTDENLTNRHIILQSYNGQQIVAGELPQGQATGGVEGQDAAQATQIPVLLQPVQGSEHLAGHFLVQTHHGGQSTVQLVSTTDGHITQDPRAQEAHILVQDSQGIIQEASISSDQVLITDQEQLNLSSNRRQSHEQIMYLERPANEMVQQDQIIMATDKNITVNETSGNSTTELQNVSPRLMIDGSQQVHIQIHSGTAVAMETDSHGQVQERQVRIQDPQGLLVGERPQVTLVHRALGIQDRGKDTAQQKHEGQISVAATLESYQQVSLPVTSEIPLSTYVVNSHNTGTSIESQGQLVQSPPNSHGLPTSQAQGLPDSPTPQSSQGYSDNTLYQYYHQQFNNF